The sequence TCAGTGTTAATCCAAAAGTTATCGAAACACCGCAAATTGCTGCTATGGCAATGAACGGAATTGAAGTCAAAGCCCGTGCTAAAGTAACCGTTCGTGCGAACATTGAACGATTAGTTGGAGGAGCCGGTGAAGAAACTATCATCGCTCGTGTTGGCGAAGGAATTGTTACCACAGTCGGTAGTGCTGCGAAACACACAGACGTTTTAGAAAATCCTGATTCTATCTCAAAAACTGTCTTGAGAAAAGGGTTAGACTCAGGTACTGCCTTTGAAATCTTGTCTATCGATATCGCAGATATCGATGTTGGACGTAATATTGGTGCCAGCCTGCAAATGGAACAAGCCGAAGCAGATAAAAACATTGCTCAAGCAAAAGCGGAAGAAAGACGTTCAATGGCCATTGCACAAGAACAAGAAATGCTTGCTGAAGTTCAAAAAATGCGTGCTCGTGTAGTTGAAGCGGAAGCGGAAGTTCCATTGGCATTAGCGGAAGCTTTAAAAGCTGGTAAATTAGGCGTGATGGATTATTACAATATGAAAAACATCAATGCGGATACCTCTATGAGAGATTCCATTTCTGGGTTAGGCGAAAGTGATCGTGATCAATAATGGACACAATTATTGGTTTATTAAGTCTTTTAGTTCCTATCATTCTCATTATTTCAGTAATACAGTCAATCGGAGGTGCGCTTCTTAAACAGCAGGCTTCCAATTCAAAAACCCAAGGAAATAAGCCGCGGTCAAAAGAAGTTTTGGCAAAATACCAAACACTTAAGACTGAAGTAGAACAAGAAACACGTCGGTTAAGAAATACGCCGGCGCAACAACGGAATAAGGCTGTTCAAAAAGAGACACGTGCTGTTAAGCAACAAACAACGCGAACACAACGTCCAGCGCGTAATTACGATCAACATATCACCACTAAGCAAAGCCACCGTAAAAGTGCTCAGCCCTTAGTCACGCAACATCAACTGCAGACTGAAGCACAAGATAGGGAACGGATTGCAAAAACCGTCTCAAAAGATATGCAGCAAAAAGCTAAAGCTTTTGTTCAATCAGAAAAACGCGTAAATAAGCAAAAAAAACAAGTGCCTTTTCAAAAAGAACTATTGAAAGCTGTGGTTTACAAAGAGATCATTGATAAACCACGTGCTATGCGCCCTTATCGTTAACAAAAACAGCTTCAAACCAAAGATTAAATCCTTGGGTTTGAAGCTGTTTTTATTAATATAGGTAAGAATAACTATCAAAAAGAAAGTCCTTCATTTAATTTGTAATTGTACAAAGCTCCAATAATGTTGGCTCTGTTGCCGTTTTTACTTTTTTCAATAATTGGTGCATAAAATAATTCTGTGTTTTTTTCTTGAAAAACTTCGGCAACATTTTTTTTGATCAACTCGATCAGTAACGGTGCTTTACTGATTCCACCGCTGATCAATATTTTTTCAGGATCTAAGATGGTCTGAAAATTAAAAATTTGTACTGCTAACGTTCGGCAATAGGCATTTAAGCATTCTAAAATAACGGGATCGCCTTCTTCAGCAAGTTGAAAGACTAAATGGCCATCGATTTCTTCTAGCAGAGTATCTTTTCGTTTTGAAACAGTTTTAAATAATTTTCTTAACCCATTTTGAAAACCAAACATGTAATCTTGATCATCGCTTTTATCCACATTGGTTTTTATAAAAGAAAATTCTCCAGCTGAGTGATGGGTTCCTTTCAACACTTGCCCGTTGATCAAGATTCCGCCTCCAATGCCTGTTCCTAAAACTAAGATCACACCATTTTGAATCCCTTGAAAATAGCCTTTCCATAACTCCCCTAAAGCCGCTGCTTTGCCATCATTTTCTATATGAATAGTGGTTGGACACCGACTTTCGAGTAATTCCACCATATTCATATTTTTAATGTATTCCAATGTTCCGCCATGAACAGCATAGCCCGTTTTTGAATGAATGATCCCTGGCATGCTAATGGCCATTCCTTCGATTTCATCCGCAAAAGCATCGTAAATGTCTCCAATTTCTTCAATAAAATGGTCTAATGAATCCATGGGCGTTTTTTTTCTTTGAGTTTCATTGATTTCTCCGTCATGATTGATAAGACCATACTTAATTTCCGTTCCGCCAATATCCATTCCTAAATACTGAGTCATC is a genomic window of Carnobacterium sp. CP1 containing:
- the floA gene encoding flotillin-like protein FloA (flotillin-like protein involved in membrane lipid rafts), with translation MENETSSLIGIGIIAIIVIVILSMFFRFVPVGLWVTAYFSGVKVSIGTLVGMRLRRVAPQNIIRPLIKATKAGLDIDINELEAHYLAGGDINQVIDALIAAQRANIDLVFKQAAAIDLAGRNVFEAVQVSVNPKVIETPQIAAMAMNGIEVKARAKVTVRANIERLVGGAGEETIIARVGEGIVTTVGSAAKHTDVLENPDSISKTVLRKGLDSGTAFEILSIDIADIDVGRNIGASLQMEQAEADKNIAQAKAEERRSMAIAQEQEMLAEVQKMRARVVEAEAEVPLALAEALKAGKLGVMDYYNMKNINADTSMRDSISGLGESDRDQ
- a CDS encoding ROK family protein, whose translation is MTQYLGMDIGGTEIKYGLINHDGEINETQRKKTPMDSLDHFIEEIGDIYDAFADEIEGMAISMPGIIHSKTGYAVHGGTLEYIKNMNMVELLESRCPTTIHIENDGKAAALGELWKGYFQGIQNGVILVLGTGIGGGILINGQVLKGTHHSAGEFSFIKTNVDKSDDQDYMFGFQNGLRKLFKTVSKRKDTLLEEIDGHLVFQLAEEGDPVILECLNAYCRTLAVQIFNFQTILDPEKILISGGISKAPLLIELIKKNVAEVFQEKNTELFYAPIIEKSKNGNRANIIGALYNYKLNEGLSF